In Nitrospirota bacterium, a single window of DNA contains:
- the folE gene encoding GTP cyclohydrolase I FolE encodes MPKKIKNTSPEIEMQRLIRRQLELIGENPKRDGLLKTPDRVQKSLDFLTKGYKQDLNEILNDALFDIDYEEMLIVKDIDFYSLCEHHLLPFFGKCHVAYIPTQKVIGLSKLPRIVEVFSRRLQVQERLTKQIADAIQKTISPVGVGVVMKAQHLCMMMRGVEKQNTVAVSSAMLGSFRSDHKTREEFLNLINSSHH; translated from the coding sequence ATGCCGAAAAAGATAAAAAACACTTCACCCGAAATCGAAATGCAGAGACTCATTCGGAGACAATTAGAGCTGATAGGAGAAAATCCGAAAAGGGATGGTTTGTTGAAAACGCCCGACCGGGTTCAGAAATCACTCGATTTTCTAACCAAGGGGTACAAACAGGATTTAAACGAGATACTCAATGATGCGCTTTTTGATATTGACTATGAAGAGATGCTGATTGTCAAGGATATTGACTTTTACTCTCTCTGTGAACACCACCTTCTTCCTTTCTTTGGCAAATGCCATGTCGCCTATATCCCAACGCAAAAGGTAATCGGTTTGAGCAAGCTCCCTCGAATTGTCGAAGTATTCAGCCGGCGGCTCCAGGTGCAAGAGCGGTTAACCAAACAGATTGCCGATGCAATTCAGAAAACCATCTCCCCCGTCGGCGTGGGAGTCGTGATGAAGGCCCAACACCTTTGTATGATGATGCGGGGTGTTGAAAAACAAAACACGGTTGCGGTTTCCAGCGCAATGCTCGGCTCCTTCAGATCGGATCATAAGACCCGGGAAGAATTTCTTAACCTGATCAATTCCTCTCATCACTAA
- a CDS encoding 6-carboxytetrahydropterin synthase has protein sequence MGLLYITKRIEFSSSHFLADPRQEKEMNLSQFGKEMNTHGHNYLLELTLEGAIDPVTGMVINTVELKERMLHLLEEFDHRHLNLDLPYFKEKLPTVDHIAHTLGDLFQERNRDLSLSRVRLYENEESFADYHLSSKIKPVAPSLVYHTQVFRFSSAHRLHSKQLSDAENRRIYGKCNNPNSHGHNYVLYVTLEGPPDPQTGSLLGIEKSHQFIRRDISDRYDHHYLDQDFDEFKENVSTAENILVIVWNRLFPSLSNRLYKLKLIETRDNYFEYFG, from the coding sequence ATGGGATTACTCTATATTACAAAGAGAATCGAGTTCTCTTCCTCTCATTTTTTGGCGGACCCCAGGCAAGAGAAGGAAATGAATTTGTCCCAATTTGGTAAAGAGATGAATACCCATGGACATAACTATCTGCTCGAGCTCACGTTGGAAGGTGCGATCGATCCGGTAACAGGAATGGTCATCAACACGGTTGAACTGAAAGAAAGAATGCTCCACCTTCTGGAGGAATTTGACCATCGGCATTTGAATCTTGATCTCCCCTACTTTAAAGAAAAACTTCCGACTGTGGATCACATTGCTCACACCTTGGGCGATCTTTTTCAGGAAAGAAACCGGGATCTAAGCCTTTCCCGAGTACGGCTTTACGAAAATGAAGAGAGTTTCGCCGATTATCATCTCTCGTCAAAAATAAAACCCGTCGCCCCTTCTCTGGTCTATCATACTCAGGTCTTTCGCTTTTCCTCTGCGCATCGACTTCATTCCAAACAGCTTTCTGACGCCGAAAATAGAAGAATCTACGGAAAATGCAACAATCCAAATAGTCACGGCCATAACTATGTCCTTTACGTCACTTTGGAAGGACCTCCCGATCCCCAAACCGGAAGCCTGCTAGGGATCGAAAAATCCCATCAGTTTATCCGACGAGATATTTCAGACCGGTATGATCATCACTATCTTGATCAGGATTTTGATGAATTTAAAGAAAATGTTTCTACAGCTGAAAATATATTGGTCATTGTTTGGAACCGTCTTTTTCCTTCGCTTTCCAACCGCCTCTATAAGCTTAAACTGATTGAAACCCGTGACAACTATTTTGAATATTTCGGATAA
- a CDS encoding (2Fe-2S) ferredoxin domain-containing protein: protein MPKPKHHVLVCTNNRPPGHPRGSCGEKGSNQLLTHFMSEIENNSLFGEVIVTGSTCIGPCPLGPLVIVYPDATWYQKVTSAEDVATIVKEHIQQGKPVERLKVPDGIWG, encoded by the coding sequence ATGCCTAAACCAAAACACCACGTACTGGTCTGCACCAATAACCGTCCCCCGGGGCACCCCCGAGGGTCATGTGGAGAAAAAGGGTCCAATCAGCTTTTAACCCATTTTATGTCAGAAATTGAAAATAATAGCCTTTTTGGTGAAGTGATTGTCACCGGTTCGACCTGCATCGGTCCCTGTCCTCTCGGTCCGCTCGTCATTGTCTATCCCGACGCTACCTGGTATCAAAAGGTCACCTCTGCAGAGGATGTCGCAACGATTGTGAAAGAACATATTCAACAGGGAAAACCGGTCGAAAGGCTGAAAGTCCCCGACGGAATCTGGGGCTAA